In Populus alba chromosome 1, ASM523922v2, whole genome shotgun sequence, a single window of DNA contains:
- the LOC118061241 gene encoding PH, RCC1 and FYVE domains-containing protein 1 isoform X1, whose product MATLEPALRVGPLERDVELAITALKRGAQLLKYGRRGRPKFCPFRLSNDESALIWISGKEEKYLKLSHVSRIIPGQRTPIFQRYPRPEKEYQSFSLIYNDRSLDLICKDKEEAEVWFTGLKALISHHQLWKKREETRNDGLLSEANSPRAYTLRSSPLSFAIGSDDSSMKDGTDPLRLRTPYDSPPKAGLEKTLSDAVYTVPPKVLFPLESACGPGSDETTGRMKNTITEAFRVSLSSAVSSSSQGSGRDDNDALGDVYIWGEGTGDGILGGGVHKIGGSDIQMDSFVPKALESAVLLDVQAIACGRQHAALVTKQGEVFSWGEELGGRLGHGVDSDVSHPKFVDGLKNFNVELVACGEYLSCAVTLSGDLYIWGGNAYNFGLLGCGSEATQWVPRKLSGPLEGIHVSSVSCGPWHTAVVSSAGQLFTFGDGTFGVLGHGDRSSVSTPREVESLKGLRTMRVACGVWHTAAVVEVMVGSSSSSNCSSGKLFTWGDGDKGRLGHGDKEARLVPTHVATLVEPSFCQVACGHSLTAALTTSGQVYTMGSPVYGQLGNPQADGKVPTRVEGKLMKNFVEELACGAYHVAVLTSRTEVYTWGKGANGRLGHGDTDDRNFPSIVEALKDKQVKGIVCGTSFTAAICLHKWVSGIDQSMCSGCRLPFNFKRKRHNCYNCGLVFCHSCSGKKSLKASMAPNPNKPYRVCDYCFSKIRRSTGTDSSVHSTLSRRGSESQGLNEVTEKSENSNTRSRAKLGRNFSMESSKEVESVSSRRNRKSSSISTQVSPSAYDVSQRNAFNNSKSFGSSKKFFSASVPGSRIVSRAASPTSRRSSPPRATTPTPTLSVHELPKVAVDGTGRLNDGLCDEVVKLRAQVEELTHKAQLQEVELERTTSRLKEAVAVAEEETAKCKAAKEVIKSLTAQLKDVAERVPVGAARNNNSPSFYYSSNTPLRAVSPGVLEQLRGPRTCHEQDSNGSNSLVSAPTTNQTPHHSEVAHIEATLRNKNRTAKVEPTNGDEWVEQDEPGVYITLVSLPGGAKDLKRVRFSRKRFSEKQAEQWWASNRARLYQQYNVPMGERSLVSVGREGLAH is encoded by the exons ATGGCTACTTTGGAGCCGGCGTTGAGAGTGGGCCCCTTAGAGAGAGATGTTGAATTG GCCATCACCGCTCTTAAAAGAGGAGCTCAGTTGCTCAAGTATGGCCGTAGAGGGAGGCCCAAGTTTTGCCCCTTCAGGCTGTCAAAT GATGAATCTGCTCTAATATGGATATCTGGGAAAGAGGAGAAATATCTTAAACTTAGCCATGTCTCCAGAATTATCCCTGGTCAGCGCACT CCAATTTTTCAGAGGTATCCTCGTCCTGAGAAGGAATACCAGTCATTTTCTCTAATTTATAATGACAGGTCTTTAGATTTG ATATGCAAGGACAAAGAAGAAGCTGAAGTCTGGTTTACTGGTCTAAAGGCACTAATATCACATCACCAGCTTtggaaaaagagagaagaaactaGAAATGATGGACTTTTATCTGAGGCAAATAGTCCTAGAGCATACACCCTTAGAAGTTCTCCTTTGAGCTTTGCAATTGGCAGTGATGATAGTTcaatgaag GATGGAACAGATCCTCTTCGTCTTCGTACTCCATATGATAGTCCTCCTAAAGCTGGTTTAGAGAAGACATTGTCTGATGCAGTGTACACTGTGCCTCCCAAGGTTTTATTTCCATTAGAATCTGCCTGTGGGCCAGGCTCAGATGAAACAACAGGTCGTATGAAGAATACAATTACGGAAGCTTTTAGGGTCAGTTTATCAAGTGCTGTTAGTTCATCAAGTCAAGGCTCTGGCCGTGATGACAATGATGCTTTAGGGGATGTTTATATTTGGGGTGAAGGCACTGGTGACGGCATTCTAGGTGGTGGAGTTCATAAAATTGGAGGTTCTGATATTCAGATGGATTCTTTTGTGCCAAAAGCCTTGGAATCTGCAGTTCTATTAGATGTTCAGGCTATAGCTTGTGGTCGGCAACATGCTGCTTTGGTAACAAAACAAGGGGAAGTTTTCTCTTGGGGAGAGGAACTTGGTGGCAGACTTGGACATGGTGTGGACTCTGATGTCTCACATCCAAAGTTTGTAGATGgactaaaaaatttcaatgttgAACTTGTAGCATGTGGAGAATATCTTTCTTGTGCAGTAACACTCTCTGGTGATTTGTACATATGGGGTGGTAATGCTTATAATTTTGGGCTCCTGGGATGTGGCAGTGAAGCTACTCAGTGGGTTCCAAGAAAGTTAAGTGGACCTCTAGAGGGAATACATGTCTCATCAGTTTCATGTGGACCATGGCACACGGCTGTTGTAAGCTCTGCTGGCCAATTGTTTACATTTGGAGATGGAACCTTTGGGGTTTTAGGACATGGAGACCGAAGTAGTGTGTCAACACCCAGGGAGGTCGAGTCCCTTAAGGGCCTCCGCACCATGCGAGTAGCTTGTGGTGTGTGGCACACAGCTGCAGTTGTTGAAGTCATGGTTGGGTCATCAAGTTCCAGTAATTGTTCTTCAGGAAAACTCTTCACGTGGGGGGATGGAGATAAAGGTCGTCTTGGGCATGGTGATAAGGAAGCTAGACTGGTGCCCACTCATGTTGCTACTCTTGTTGAACCCAGCTTCTGTCAAGTTGCCTGTGGTCACAGCCTCACTGCTGCTCTTACAACCTCGGGCCAAGTTTACACCATGGGAAGCCCTGTCTATGGTCAATTGGGGAATCCTCAAGCGGATGGCAAGGTCCCTACTCGTGTTGAGGGAAAGCTCATGAAAAACTTTGTTGAAGAGTTAGCCTGTGGGGCTTATCATGTTGCAGTTTTGACCTCAAGAACTGAAGTTTACACATGGGGAAAGGGTGCAAATGGCAGACTAGGCCATGGTGATACAGATGATAGAAATTTCCCATCTATTGTTGAAGCTTTGAAAGACAAACAGGTTAAAGGTATTGTCTGTGGCACTAGTTTTACTGCAGCTATCTGTCTTCATAAATGGGTATCCGGTATTGATCAATCAATGTGTTCCGGTTGCCGCTTGCCATTTAATTTCAAACGGAAACGGCACAATTGTTATAATTGTGGGCTTGTTTTTTGCCATTCATGCAGTGGTAAAAAGTCCCTCAAGGCTTCAATGGCGCCAAATCCTAACAAACCTTACCGTGTCTGTGATTATTGTTTTAGCAAAATTAGAAGAAGCACCGGAACTGACTCATCAGTTCACTCTACTCTTAGTAGAAGAGGAAGTGAGAGTCAGGGACTAAATGAAGTCACAGAAAAGAGTGAAAATTCGAATACAAGATCACGTGCTAAGCTTGGAAGAAACTTCTCTATGGAATCATCTAAAGAGGTGGAAAGTGTATCTTCCAGAAGAAACAGGAAGTCAAGCTCCATTAGCACTCAGGTTTCACCCTCTGCTTATGATGTTTCTCAGCGAAATGCATTTAACAACTCTAAATCATTTGGATCCTCCAAGAAATTTTTCTCAGCTTCTGTTCCTGGATCAAGAATTGTGTCTCGAGCAGCATCTCCAACATCAAGACGATCTAGTCCCCCTCGCGCTACAACACCAACCCCAACTCTCTCAGTGCATGAGTTGCCGAAAGTTGCCGTGGATGGTACTGGAAGGTTAAATGACGGCCTGTGTGATGAAGTTGTAAAATTAAGAGCTCAG GTCGAAGAACTTACACATAAAGCTCAGCTTCAGGAAGTTGAGCTGGAAAGAACAACCAGTCGGTTAAAGGAGGCTGTTGCAGTAGCAGAGGAGGAGACTGCGAAATGCAAGGCAGCAAAGGAAGTAATTAAGTCACTCACTGCCCAA ttGAAAGATGTGGCGGAGAGGGTTCCTGTCGGAGCAGCAAGAAACAACAATTCACCCTCTTTTTATTACTCTAGCAACACTCCTCTACGGGCTGTTTCTCCTGGAGTTCTTGAGCAACTCAGGGGTCCCAGAACATGTCATGAACAAGATTCAAACGGATCAAACAGCCTGGTGTCAGCACCCACCACTAATCAAACTCCACATCACTCTGAAGTGGCACACATAGAAGCAACACTAAGGAATAAGAACAGAACGGCAAAAGTTGAACCCACTAATGGCGATGAATGGGTTGAGCAAGATGAACCAGGCGTATATATTACCCTTGTTTCCTTGCCTGGAGGTGCCAAAGATCTCAAGCGTGTCCGTTTCAG TCGAAAGCGTTTCAGTGAAAAACAAGCAGAACAATGGTGGGCATCCAACAGAGCCAGATTATATCAGCAATACAATGTTCCCATGGGTGAGAGGTCTCTTGTTAGTGTGGGGAGGGAAGGGTTAGCCCATTGA
- the LOC118061241 gene encoding PH, RCC1 and FYVE domains-containing protein 1 isoform X2 — protein MATLEPALRVGPLERDVELAITALKRGAQLLKYGRRGRPKFCPFRLSNDESALIWISGKEEKYLKLSHVSRIIPGQRTPIFQRYPRPEKEYQSFSLIYNDRSLDLICKDKEEAEVWFTGLKALISHHQLWKKREETRNDGLLSEANSPRAYTLRSSPLSFAIGSDDSSMKDGTDPLRLRTPYDSPPKAGLEKTLSDAVYTVPPKVLFPLESACGPGSDETTGRMKNTITEAFRVSLSSAVSSSSQGSGRDDNDALGDVYIWGEGTGDGILGGGVHKIGGSDIQMDSFVPKALESAVLLDVQAIACGRQHAALVTKQGEVFSWGEELGGRLGHGVDSDVSHPKFVDGLKNFNVELVACGEYLSCAVTLSGDLYIWGGNAYNFGLLGCGSEATQWVPRKLSGPLEGIHVSSVSCGPWHTAVVSSAGQLFTFGDGTFGVLGHGDRSSVSTPREVESLKGLRTMRVACGVWHTAAVVEVMVGSSSSSNCSSGKLFTWGDGDKGRLGHGDKEARLVPTHVATLVEPSFCQVACGHSLTAALTTSGQVYTMGSPVYGQLGNPQADGKVPTRVEGKLMKNFVEELACGAYHVAVLTSRTEVYTWGKGANGRLGHGDTDDRNFPSIVEALKDKQVKGIVCGTSFTAAICLHKWVSGIDQSMCSGCRLPFNFKRKRHNCYNCGLVFCHSCSGKKSLKASMAPNPNKPYRVCDYCFSKIRRSTGTDSSVHSTLSRRGSESQGLNEVTEKSENSNTRSRAKLGRNFSMESSKEVESVSSRRNRKSSSISTQVSPSAYDVSQRNAFNNSKSFGSSKKFFSASVPGSRIVSRAASPTSRRSSPPRATTPTPTLSVHELPKVAVDGTGRLNDGLCDEVVKLRAQVEELTHKAQLQEVELERTTSRLKEAVAVAEEETAKCKAAKEVIKSLTAQLKDVAERVPVGAARNNNSPSFYYSSNTPLRAVSPGVLEQLRGPRTCHEQDSNGSNSLVSAPTTNQTPHHSEVAHIEATLRNKNRTAKVEPTNGDEWVEQDEPGVYITLVSLPGGAKDLKRVRFSGMQPLLALALTNVSKAFQ, from the exons ATGGCTACTTTGGAGCCGGCGTTGAGAGTGGGCCCCTTAGAGAGAGATGTTGAATTG GCCATCACCGCTCTTAAAAGAGGAGCTCAGTTGCTCAAGTATGGCCGTAGAGGGAGGCCCAAGTTTTGCCCCTTCAGGCTGTCAAAT GATGAATCTGCTCTAATATGGATATCTGGGAAAGAGGAGAAATATCTTAAACTTAGCCATGTCTCCAGAATTATCCCTGGTCAGCGCACT CCAATTTTTCAGAGGTATCCTCGTCCTGAGAAGGAATACCAGTCATTTTCTCTAATTTATAATGACAGGTCTTTAGATTTG ATATGCAAGGACAAAGAAGAAGCTGAAGTCTGGTTTACTGGTCTAAAGGCACTAATATCACATCACCAGCTTtggaaaaagagagaagaaactaGAAATGATGGACTTTTATCTGAGGCAAATAGTCCTAGAGCATACACCCTTAGAAGTTCTCCTTTGAGCTTTGCAATTGGCAGTGATGATAGTTcaatgaag GATGGAACAGATCCTCTTCGTCTTCGTACTCCATATGATAGTCCTCCTAAAGCTGGTTTAGAGAAGACATTGTCTGATGCAGTGTACACTGTGCCTCCCAAGGTTTTATTTCCATTAGAATCTGCCTGTGGGCCAGGCTCAGATGAAACAACAGGTCGTATGAAGAATACAATTACGGAAGCTTTTAGGGTCAGTTTATCAAGTGCTGTTAGTTCATCAAGTCAAGGCTCTGGCCGTGATGACAATGATGCTTTAGGGGATGTTTATATTTGGGGTGAAGGCACTGGTGACGGCATTCTAGGTGGTGGAGTTCATAAAATTGGAGGTTCTGATATTCAGATGGATTCTTTTGTGCCAAAAGCCTTGGAATCTGCAGTTCTATTAGATGTTCAGGCTATAGCTTGTGGTCGGCAACATGCTGCTTTGGTAACAAAACAAGGGGAAGTTTTCTCTTGGGGAGAGGAACTTGGTGGCAGACTTGGACATGGTGTGGACTCTGATGTCTCACATCCAAAGTTTGTAGATGgactaaaaaatttcaatgttgAACTTGTAGCATGTGGAGAATATCTTTCTTGTGCAGTAACACTCTCTGGTGATTTGTACATATGGGGTGGTAATGCTTATAATTTTGGGCTCCTGGGATGTGGCAGTGAAGCTACTCAGTGGGTTCCAAGAAAGTTAAGTGGACCTCTAGAGGGAATACATGTCTCATCAGTTTCATGTGGACCATGGCACACGGCTGTTGTAAGCTCTGCTGGCCAATTGTTTACATTTGGAGATGGAACCTTTGGGGTTTTAGGACATGGAGACCGAAGTAGTGTGTCAACACCCAGGGAGGTCGAGTCCCTTAAGGGCCTCCGCACCATGCGAGTAGCTTGTGGTGTGTGGCACACAGCTGCAGTTGTTGAAGTCATGGTTGGGTCATCAAGTTCCAGTAATTGTTCTTCAGGAAAACTCTTCACGTGGGGGGATGGAGATAAAGGTCGTCTTGGGCATGGTGATAAGGAAGCTAGACTGGTGCCCACTCATGTTGCTACTCTTGTTGAACCCAGCTTCTGTCAAGTTGCCTGTGGTCACAGCCTCACTGCTGCTCTTACAACCTCGGGCCAAGTTTACACCATGGGAAGCCCTGTCTATGGTCAATTGGGGAATCCTCAAGCGGATGGCAAGGTCCCTACTCGTGTTGAGGGAAAGCTCATGAAAAACTTTGTTGAAGAGTTAGCCTGTGGGGCTTATCATGTTGCAGTTTTGACCTCAAGAACTGAAGTTTACACATGGGGAAAGGGTGCAAATGGCAGACTAGGCCATGGTGATACAGATGATAGAAATTTCCCATCTATTGTTGAAGCTTTGAAAGACAAACAGGTTAAAGGTATTGTCTGTGGCACTAGTTTTACTGCAGCTATCTGTCTTCATAAATGGGTATCCGGTATTGATCAATCAATGTGTTCCGGTTGCCGCTTGCCATTTAATTTCAAACGGAAACGGCACAATTGTTATAATTGTGGGCTTGTTTTTTGCCATTCATGCAGTGGTAAAAAGTCCCTCAAGGCTTCAATGGCGCCAAATCCTAACAAACCTTACCGTGTCTGTGATTATTGTTTTAGCAAAATTAGAAGAAGCACCGGAACTGACTCATCAGTTCACTCTACTCTTAGTAGAAGAGGAAGTGAGAGTCAGGGACTAAATGAAGTCACAGAAAAGAGTGAAAATTCGAATACAAGATCACGTGCTAAGCTTGGAAGAAACTTCTCTATGGAATCATCTAAAGAGGTGGAAAGTGTATCTTCCAGAAGAAACAGGAAGTCAAGCTCCATTAGCACTCAGGTTTCACCCTCTGCTTATGATGTTTCTCAGCGAAATGCATTTAACAACTCTAAATCATTTGGATCCTCCAAGAAATTTTTCTCAGCTTCTGTTCCTGGATCAAGAATTGTGTCTCGAGCAGCATCTCCAACATCAAGACGATCTAGTCCCCCTCGCGCTACAACACCAACCCCAACTCTCTCAGTGCATGAGTTGCCGAAAGTTGCCGTGGATGGTACTGGAAGGTTAAATGACGGCCTGTGTGATGAAGTTGTAAAATTAAGAGCTCAG GTCGAAGAACTTACACATAAAGCTCAGCTTCAGGAAGTTGAGCTGGAAAGAACAACCAGTCGGTTAAAGGAGGCTGTTGCAGTAGCAGAGGAGGAGACTGCGAAATGCAAGGCAGCAAAGGAAGTAATTAAGTCACTCACTGCCCAA ttGAAAGATGTGGCGGAGAGGGTTCCTGTCGGAGCAGCAAGAAACAACAATTCACCCTCTTTTTATTACTCTAGCAACACTCCTCTACGGGCTGTTTCTCCTGGAGTTCTTGAGCAACTCAGGGGTCCCAGAACATGTCATGAACAAGATTCAAACGGATCAAACAGCCTGGTGTCAGCACCCACCACTAATCAAACTCCACATCACTCTGAAGTGGCACACATAGAAGCAACACTAAGGAATAAGAACAGAACGGCAAAAGTTGAACCCACTAATGGCGATGAATGGGTTGAGCAAGATGAACCAGGCGTATATATTACCCTTGTTTCCTTGCCTGGAGGTGCCAAAGATCTCAAGCGTGTCCGTTTCAG TGGAATGCAGCCATTATTAGCTTTGGCCTTAACTAATGTG TCGAAAGCGTTTCAGTGA